A region of Sphingobium baderi DNA encodes the following proteins:
- a CDS encoding TonB-dependent receptor, whose product MKTMNLLCGAAAAALVVTPAWAQNTAPATRTGDATSASTSTGVEDIIVTARRTDESLQTTPVAVTALGGESLARQQVMGVSDLQGRAPNLSIGVGGTSAPTQAQLAIRGEAQNSPGTNSDPAVGVYVDGVYIARPIAANVDVLDVNRVEILRGPQGTLFGRNTIGGALSVTTNKPSDKFEGLLRLGVGNYSQRLVEGVLNVPLSNELAVRGVFRFQKHDGYGSYPRLDDRPAGDVKGDYYGRAAIRWSPDAVPLTLIISGDYSHYRDSGQQQTLLGFNSGFELAPGFTIGDALGMVGINPADYVTTKENFRQYFGYANTGKPEFDEPYDIGSAKGLSANLDVDFGDIHMKSITAYRQSLIRDAQDISGIPANLVAFDGRFAQKQFSQETNFSTTLGKLDLIGGLYYFIERGREINHSQSFGFLNPAGPAAQVVTTGTDGNVRNSSTALYAQANYHLTDKLRVTAGFRYTWDGRKVVIHSLADRDDPESCTVIRDVPGGPCNQTRNRSFHYPAWTFGLDYQASENLFIYAKTSGASMAGGWNIRDTISPAFDPENVRDVEAGFKMDLFDRKLRTNTAIFYSWQQKVQRIVNAFDPVFNSITQYVQNAGSARTYGLEVEATLVPWKGMELSGTGAYLHANYTSFFGTQLVNGVPVIVDRTDETVPQSPKYTFSASATQTLDIPIGTVTLHADYAYVASRAFYQDTASPLQPADVQLVYQQANKFGTVPAYGLINGKVALRLNRPDVEIALWGRNLGSKRYLNVVSTFYTSFGPAMGFPGAPRTYGATATFHW is encoded by the coding sequence ATGAAAACGATGAACCTGCTTTGCGGGGCGGCGGCGGCCGCGTTGGTTGTCACGCCGGCGTGGGCGCAGAACACCGCGCCAGCGACCCGGACTGGCGACGCGACGTCGGCTTCCACCTCCACCGGTGTCGAAGATATCATTGTAACGGCCCGGCGAACCGATGAAAGCCTGCAGACGACGCCAGTCGCGGTTACCGCCCTGGGCGGGGAATCGCTCGCCCGCCAGCAGGTCATGGGGGTAAGCGATCTTCAGGGCCGCGCACCGAACCTGTCCATCGGCGTGGGCGGAACCAGCGCGCCAACGCAAGCCCAACTCGCCATTCGCGGAGAAGCGCAGAATTCCCCCGGCACGAATTCAGACCCCGCCGTGGGTGTCTATGTCGACGGCGTTTACATCGCGCGTCCGATTGCTGCGAACGTCGATGTGCTCGACGTCAATCGCGTGGAAATCCTGCGTGGTCCACAGGGCACGCTCTTTGGCCGCAACACGATTGGCGGCGCTCTCAGCGTTACAACCAACAAACCATCGGACAAGTTCGAAGGATTACTGCGGCTCGGCGTCGGCAATTACAGCCAGCGGCTGGTCGAGGGCGTGTTGAACGTGCCGTTGAGCAACGAACTCGCTGTTCGGGGCGTATTCCGTTTCCAGAAGCATGATGGCTATGGCAGCTATCCACGCCTTGACGACCGGCCTGCGGGCGATGTGAAAGGCGACTATTATGGCCGCGCGGCCATACGCTGGTCCCCGGACGCGGTTCCGCTGACGCTGATCATCTCCGGCGATTATTCCCATTATCGCGACAGCGGCCAGCAACAGACATTGCTTGGCTTCAACTCCGGATTTGAGCTGGCGCCCGGCTTCACCATAGGCGACGCATTGGGCATGGTCGGCATCAACCCGGCCGACTATGTGACGACGAAGGAAAATTTCCGGCAATATTTCGGCTATGCGAACACCGGAAAACCGGAATTCGACGAGCCATACGATATCGGCAGCGCGAAGGGGTTATCGGCCAATCTCGATGTAGACTTCGGCGACATCCATATGAAGTCGATCACCGCTTATCGTCAGAGCTTGATCCGCGACGCCCAGGATATCAGCGGCATTCCAGCCAATCTGGTCGCGTTCGACGGTCGCTTCGCGCAGAAGCAGTTCAGCCAGGAAACCAATTTCTCCACGACATTAGGCAAGCTCGACCTGATCGGTGGCTTATATTATTTCATCGAACGCGGCAGAGAGATCAACCATTCCCAATCGTTCGGCTTCCTCAATCCCGCAGGACCGGCAGCGCAAGTCGTGACGACGGGAACCGACGGCAACGTACGCAACAGCTCGACCGCGCTTTATGCTCAGGCGAACTATCACCTGACCGATAAACTGCGGGTCACCGCCGGCTTCCGCTATACCTGGGATGGACGAAAAGTGGTCATCCACAGCCTGGCGGATCGGGACGACCCGGAGAGTTGCACAGTCATCCGTGATGTGCCCGGCGGCCCCTGCAATCAAACGCGCAATCGCAGTTTCCACTATCCGGCCTGGACTTTCGGGCTTGATTATCAGGCGTCCGAAAATCTGTTCATCTACGCCAAGACGAGCGGTGCCTCGATGGCTGGTGGCTGGAACATCCGCGACACAATCTCTCCCGCATTCGATCCCGAAAATGTGCGCGACGTCGAAGCCGGTTTTAAAATGGACCTGTTCGATCGCAAGCTGCGTACCAACACCGCGATCTTCTATTCATGGCAGCAAAAGGTCCAGCGCATCGTCAACGCTTTCGACCCGGTTTTCAACAGTATCACCCAATATGTGCAGAATGCAGGCAGCGCGCGCACCTACGGCCTGGAAGTCGAGGCGACGCTCGTCCCCTGGAAAGGCATGGAGCTGAGTGGAACCGGCGCCTATCTCCACGCAAATTATACGTCCTTCTTTGGCACTCAGCTGGTCAACGGCGTGCCGGTCATCGTCGACCGCACGGATGAGACAGTGCCCCAGTCACCCAAATATACATTCAGCGCGAGCGCCACGCAGACCCTGGATATTCCGATCGGCACGGTTACGCTGCACGCTGACTACGCCTATGTCGCCTCAAGAGCTTTCTATCAGGACACGGCATCCCCCTTGCAGCCCGCGGATGTCCAGCTCGTCTACCAACAGGCGAACAAATTCGGCACTGTCCCCGCCTATGGCCTGATAAACGGCAAGGTCGCGCTGCGGCTGAACCGGCCCGACGTCGAAATCGCGCTCTGGGGACGCAATCTGGGCAGCAAACGCTATCTGAACGTCGTCTCCACCTTCTATACCTCGTTCGGTCCGGCCATGGGTTTCCCCGGCGCGCCGCGGACATACGGCGCAACGGCGACATTCCACTGGTGA
- a CDS encoding SDR family NAD(P)-dependent oxidoreductase — MTMPLSGQTALITGSASGIGFAIARRFAEAGANVMLSGRNRDTGRAAEQALRDIGIAAKYMAVDVAREEDVRALVNATVDEFGSISILVNNAGPAAEAFGFGPLHSLPSAVFEQTMRIGLFGAFWCSKYAVPHMVEGGYGIILNISAMPATRALPNMGAYAMAKAGMDALGRQLANDYAAHGIRANNIVVGTVRPDEDDVSTLPADFDHDALDRAVGRTTMIGSVGQYADVAATALFLASPEARYITGANIPVEGGALSKVQYPDYTEIMSV, encoded by the coding sequence ATGACCATGCCATTGTCAGGCCAGACTGCACTGATCACCGGTTCCGCGTCGGGCATCGGCTTTGCCATTGCGCGGCGCTTTGCCGAGGCCGGCGCCAACGTCATGCTCTCAGGCCGCAATCGCGATACGGGCAGAGCAGCGGAACAGGCGCTCCGGGACATCGGCATAGCGGCGAAATATATGGCCGTGGACGTTGCAAGGGAGGAGGATGTGCGCGCGCTGGTCAACGCCACCGTCGACGAATTTGGCAGCATCTCTATCCTGGTCAACAATGCCGGGCCCGCCGCTGAAGCATTTGGTTTCGGCCCCTTGCATAGTCTGCCCAGCGCCGTTTTCGAGCAGACCATGCGTATAGGACTTTTCGGCGCTTTCTGGTGTTCCAAATATGCTGTGCCTCACATGGTTGAGGGTGGTTATGGGATAATCCTCAACATTTCGGCGATGCCAGCCACCCGCGCGCTTCCCAACATGGGCGCCTATGCCATGGCGAAGGCGGGAATGGATGCGCTGGGACGCCAGTTGGCGAACGACTATGCGGCCCATGGCATAAGAGCCAACAATATCGTGGTGGGCACCGTGCGGCCGGACGAAGACGACGTATCGACATTGCCCGCCGATTTCGATCACGATGCGCTCGATCGCGCTGTCGGCCGCACGACGATGATCGGTTCCGTAGGACAATATGCCGATGTGGCCGCTACGGCGCTGTTTCTTGCGTCGCCCGAAGCCCGCTATATCACTGGCGCCAATATTCCGGTGGAAGGCGGCGCACTCTCCAAAGTGCAATATCCCGATTATACGGAGATCATGTCCGTGTGA
- a CDS encoding DNA gyrase inhibitor YacG, whose amino-acid sequence MSPKASSCPICGQRPAPETRPFCGERCRDRDLLQWLGEGYRVPGAPASGAQEKSGDYGVDSDPD is encoded by the coding sequence ATGTCGCCTAAAGCCTCTTCCTGCCCGATCTGTGGCCAGCGGCCCGCCCCCGAAACTCGCCCCTTCTGTGGAGAACGGTGCCGGGATCGCGATCTTTTGCAATGGTTGGGAGAGGGCTATCGCGTACCCGGCGCTCCGGCTTCCGGGGCACAAGAAAAAAGCGGCGATTATGGGGTGGACAGCGACCCCGATTGA
- a CDS encoding Maf family protein has product MRLILASASPRRLALLGQIGVVPAAVDPADIDEQPRKAELPPHYAARVAAEKGVLVAARHADALVLSGDTVVAAGRRILPKAESEEEARACLQLLSGRRHRVLSAVTLIDADGKARHRLSTNIVIFKRLDRVEIDAYLASGEWRGKAGGYAIQGRAAGFICDIQGSHSAIVGLPLYETRALLRAAGYPCD; this is encoded by the coding sequence ATGCGGCTCATCCTCGCTTCCGCCTCTCCCCGCCGCCTTGCGCTGTTGGGGCAGATTGGCGTCGTGCCCGCAGCGGTGGACCCGGCTGACATTGACGAACAACCGCGCAAGGCTGAACTGCCCCCTCATTATGCGGCGCGGGTCGCGGCGGAAAAGGGGGTGCTGGTGGCGGCGCGCCATGCCGATGCTTTGGTCCTTTCCGGTGATACGGTCGTGGCAGCCGGTCGCCGCATCCTGCCCAAGGCGGAAAGCGAGGAGGAAGCGCGTGCATGCCTCCAACTGCTTTCGGGCCGCCGCCACCGCGTGTTGAGCGCGGTTACGCTGATCGATGCGGACGGCAAGGCGCGCCATCGCCTTTCCACCAATATCGTCATTTTCAAGCGGCTCGATCGGGTGGAGATCGACGCCTATCTCGCCAGCGGAGAATGGCGTGGCAAGGCGGGTGGTTACGCGATTCAAGGCCGCGCCGCTGGCTTCATCTGCGACATTCAGGGCAGCCATAGCGCCATCGTGGGCCTGCCCCTTTATGAAACGCGGGCGTTGCTGCGCGCCGCCGGTTATCCTTGTGATTGA
- the infA gene encoding translation initiation factor IF-1 has translation MAKEELLEMRGQVVELLPNAMFRVRLENDHEILGHTAGKMRKNRIRVLVGDEVLVELTPYDLTKGRITYRFK, from the coding sequence ATGGCCAAAGAAGAACTGCTTGAAATGCGCGGACAGGTTGTGGAGCTTCTCCCCAACGCCATGTTTCGCGTCCGGCTTGAGAATGATCACGAAATTCTCGGCCACACCGCTGGAAAGATGCGTAAGAATCGCATCCGTGTGCTGGTCGGCGACGAAGTGCTCGTCGAGCTGACCCCTTACGACCTGACCAAGGGTCGGATCACCTACCGCTTCAAATAA
- a CDS encoding adenosylmethionine--8-amino-7-oxononanoate transaminase, which yields MTSPVWHPFHQHGLGEPIPHVVRADGAILHLASGGTLIDGISSWWVTTHGHCHPRIAAAIAEQAGRLDQLIFAGYTHGPAEEVARGLIDLAPRAADRDPLAHVFFSDSGSTAVEVALKMALGYWHNLALDGLAQPRHRILVLEHGYHGDTIGAMSVGERGVYNQAWSPLLFDVGTIPYPAPGREQATLDALEAACTAPELPAAFIVEPLILGAGGMLVYPAHVLRDMAAICARHDVLFIADEVMTGWGRTGTLFACEQAGVVPDIMAVAKGITGGAIPLAATLATPRIFDAHKSKDRARLFYHSSSYTANAIACAAAVANLAIWREEDVLGRIATLSEGMAARLAELTRRPAFANARQLGAIAAIDLIAPDAGYLSDLAPRLRAFFQERGLLLRPLGNTIYLMPPYCLDADQLDRVFAALADAGERFGVRS from the coding sequence ATGACTTCTCCTGTCTGGCACCCCTTCCACCAGCATGGCCTTGGTGAGCCGATCCCGCATGTCGTGCGGGCGGATGGCGCCATCCTTCATCTCGCTAGTGGCGGGACGCTGATTGACGGCATTTCAAGTTGGTGGGTGACGACGCACGGCCATTGTCATCCCCGCATCGCCGCCGCCATCGCGGAACAGGCCGGGCGGTTGGATCAGCTCATCTTCGCGGGATATACGCACGGACCGGCGGAGGAAGTGGCGCGTGGGCTGATCGATCTGGCGCCCCGCGCGGCGGATCGTGATCCGCTGGCCCATGTCTTTTTTTCCGACAGCGGCTCCACGGCGGTTGAAGTCGCGCTGAAAATGGCGCTGGGCTACTGGCATAATCTGGCGCTCGATGGGCTGGCGCAGCCCCGGCATCGCATCCTTGTTCTTGAACATGGCTATCATGGCGACACGATCGGCGCGATGTCGGTGGGGGAGCGGGGGGTCTATAATCAGGCATGGAGCCCGCTGCTGTTCGATGTCGGCACCATTCCTTATCCCGCTCCGGGGCGGGAGCAGGCTACGCTCGATGCGCTGGAAGCTGCATGCACCGCGCCGGAACTGCCTGCCGCTTTCATTGTCGAGCCGCTGATATTGGGCGCGGGCGGGATGCTGGTCTATCCGGCGCATGTCCTGCGCGATATGGCGGCGATATGTGCGCGCCATGACGTGCTGTTCATCGCGGATGAGGTGATGACCGGATGGGGCCGCACTGGAACGCTCTTCGCCTGTGAGCAGGCTGGCGTTGTGCCGGATATCATGGCCGTGGCGAAGGGCATTACCGGCGGCGCGATCCCGCTTGCGGCCACGCTCGCCACGCCGCGCATTTTCGACGCGCACAAATCGAAGGATCGCGCGCGCCTCTTCTATCATTCGTCCAGCTATACCGCTAACGCCATCGCCTGCGCCGCGGCCGTCGCCAATCTCGCCATCTGGCGGGAAGAGGATGTGTTAGGCCGAATCGCGACACTGTCCGAAGGAATGGCGGCGCGGCTGGCTGAACTGACGCGCCGCCCGGCTTTTGCCAATGCCCGCCAGTTGGGCGCCATCGCCGCCATCGACCTGATCGCGCCGGATGCCGGTTATCTGTCCGATCTCGCCCCGCGCCTGCGCGCCTTTTTCCAGGAACGTGGCCTCTTGCTGCGTCCATTGGGCAACACCATCTATCTGATGCCGCCTTATTGTCTTGATGCGGACCAGCTCGATCGTGTCTTTGCAGCGCTCGCCGATGCGGGCGAACGCTTCGGCGTGCGGAGTTGA
- a CDS encoding OmpA family protein, which produces MTIRALLPALTLCLAAAACEQNGPEIPNSAQAAAENAAVTANEAVNAAQAPRSILRPEVVTEPEEEKVEPVHAAIGFGTSGLKLDDAGRGALDALLDAPAMKAGGSITLRGHSDTRGSDGDNRVASRIRAEAVRDYLVKKGVAKDRITLVALGETRPIAPNAHEDGTDDPEGRAKNRRVEIDIALPPDDSPPPVVPTLPAEAKAQKE; this is translated from the coding sequence ATGACGATCCGCGCCTTGCTGCCTGCGCTGACCCTGTGTCTGGCTGCGGCGGCTTGTGAACAAAACGGGCCGGAAATCCCCAATTCGGCGCAGGCCGCTGCCGAAAATGCAGCTGTGACCGCCAATGAGGCCGTCAATGCCGCCCAGGCGCCACGGTCAATACTGCGTCCCGAGGTTGTTACTGAGCCGGAGGAGGAAAAGGTCGAACCGGTGCATGCGGCAATCGGCTTCGGTACATCGGGCCTCAAGCTCGACGACGCGGGACGCGGCGCATTGGATGCGCTGTTGGATGCGCCTGCCATGAAGGCGGGTGGTTCGATCACCCTGCGTGGCCATAGCGATACGCGTGGCTCGGACGGCGACAACCGTGTCGCTTCCCGCATTCGTGCGGAAGCGGTGCGGGATTATCTGGTGAAAAAGGGCGTGGCGAAGGATCGCATCACCCTTGTCGCGCTGGGCGAAACCCGACCGATAGCGCCCAACGCGCATGAGGATGGCACCGACGATCCCGAAGGGCGCGCAAAGAACCGGCGCGTCGAAATCGACATCGCGTTGCCGCCGGACGATAGCCCGCCGCCGGTCGTGCCGACGCTTCCTGCCGAAGCAAAGGCACAGAAGGAATAG
- a CDS encoding cation:proton antiporter yields MEHQALVIALIGILGIGAQWIAWRTGWPGIALMLAAGVIAGPVTGLINPEHTFGELLEPMISIAVALILFEGGLSLNFRELRKTDGAVTRLVLLGAPVGWVLGALACYYVAGLVWPVAILFAGILVVTGPTVVLPLLRQSNIAARPRAILKWEAIVNDPVGALLGVVTYEYLRRIGEGGTLATVAVSLIAAAVIAGLIGWLAARAVAWAFPRGHVPEYLKAPVLLVAVISVFVLSNAIQQETGLLAVTVMGIALANMRFDSLRDIHPFKENITVLMISGVFVLLSASLDLAVLRQFEWRFGAFLLALLFLVRPATVLLSLVFSPVPWNERLFIAWIAPRGVVAIAISGLFALRLDRLGYADGSILVTLSFAVVVATILAHGFSIRPVARLLKVTGASDRGLLIVGATPFSLSLADQLRQLDVPVMIADNSWQRLAPARQSGIATYHGEILAEATEERLDLTQFQVLAAASDNEAYNALVCNEFAPEVGRDNVYQLGDASDDEDPRALPESLRGRALFGSGLGVEDILNREAAGWTFRKTRISEQFGFEDARADLPDGADMLLLLRKAGALRFFTHASRPTPQVGDTILSYVPPAHGVHENGKGEEA; encoded by the coding sequence ATGGAACATCAGGCCCTTGTCATCGCGCTTATCGGTATATTGGGGATTGGCGCGCAGTGGATCGCCTGGCGTACGGGTTGGCCCGGCATCGCGTTGATGCTGGCGGCTGGCGTGATCGCCGGACCTGTCACGGGACTCATCAACCCGGAACATACGTTCGGCGAACTGCTGGAGCCGATGATCTCCATTGCCGTCGCGCTGATCCTGTTCGAAGGGGGGCTTAGCCTCAATTTCCGGGAATTGCGTAAGACGGATGGCGCGGTGACGCGTCTTGTCCTGCTGGGTGCGCCGGTCGGTTGGGTGCTGGGCGCGCTGGCCTGCTATTATGTAGCGGGGCTGGTATGGCCGGTTGCGATCCTGTTCGCGGGCATTCTGGTGGTGACGGGGCCGACCGTGGTCCTGCCATTGCTGCGTCAAAGCAATATCGCAGCCCGCCCACGCGCCATCCTGAAATGGGAAGCCATCGTCAACGACCCGGTGGGCGCGCTTCTGGGTGTCGTCACCTATGAATATCTGCGTCGCATCGGAGAGGGCGGAACGCTGGCAACGGTCGCCGTTTCGCTGATCGCGGCGGCAGTCATAGCGGGGCTGATTGGCTGGCTGGCGGCGCGCGCGGTGGCCTGGGCCTTTCCGCGCGGGCATGTACCGGAATATCTGAAAGCCCCGGTGCTGCTGGTTGCGGTGATCAGCGTATTCGTGCTGTCCAACGCCATCCAGCAGGAAACCGGATTGCTGGCGGTGACGGTGATGGGCATCGCGCTGGCGAACATGCGGTTCGATTCCCTGCGTGATATCCATCCATTCAAGGAGAATATCACGGTCTTGATGATTTCCGGCGTGTTCGTGCTGTTGTCGGCCTCGCTCGACCTTGCCGTGCTGCGGCAGTTTGAATGGCGCTTCGGGGCGTTTCTGCTGGCGCTGTTGTTCCTGGTGCGGCCAGCGACGGTGCTGCTCAGCCTCGTCTTCAGCCCGGTGCCATGGAATGAGCGTCTCTTCATCGCCTGGATCGCGCCGCGCGGCGTCGTGGCGATTGCGATTTCGGGGCTGTTCGCGCTCAGGCTGGACCGGCTGGGCTATGCGGACGGATCGATCCTCGTCACCTTGTCCTTCGCGGTGGTGGTTGCGACGATCCTGGCGCATGGCTTTTCGATCCGGCCGGTCGCGCGCCTGCTCAAGGTGACGGGAGCCAGCGATCGCGGGCTGCTGATCGTCGGTGCGACGCCGTTCAGCCTGAGCCTCGCCGATCAGCTGCGTCAGTTGGACGTGCCGGTAATGATCGCCGACAATAGCTGGCAGCGGCTCGCGCCCGCGCGGCAATCGGGTATCGCTACCTATCACGGCGAAATCCTGGCCGAGGCGACCGAGGAGCGGCTGGACTTGACCCAGTTTCAGGTATTGGCCGCAGCGTCCGACAATGAAGCCTATAACGCCCTGGTCTGCAATGAGTTTGCGCCGGAGGTGGGCCGCGACAATGTATATCAGTTGGGCGACGCCAGCGACGATGAAGACCCTCGTGCCCTGCCTGAATCGTTGCGGGGACGTGCGCTCTTCGGCTCGGGCCTGGGCGTGGAGGATATATTGAATCGGGAGGCGGCGGGCTGGACTTTCCGCAAGACGCGGATCAGCGAGCAGTTCGGTTTTGAAGACGCAAGGGCCGATCTGCCCGACGGGGCGGACATGCTGCTGTTGCTCCGCAAGGCCGGCGCGCTGCGCTTTTTCACCCATGCGTCGCGGCCGACGCCGCAGGTGGGGGATACGATCCTGTCCTATGTGCCACCGGCGCATGGCGTCCATGAAAACGGAAAAGGAGAGGAAGCATGA
- a CDS encoding M13 family metallopeptidase, whose translation MKNLLFGAAMSALALASSGAMADPAPQTAGGAATAAETGKATYGSYGFDTAGMDQSVKPGDDFYDHANGTWAKNTPIPADKSNYGAFNTLDDLSRERTRGLLEAAQGDPASKIGAAYASYMDAAAVEAKGLAPIKPWLAEIGKVKNKADYVALAAKAARAGVSGPFGIYVGQDDKDPESYILTLRQDGLGLPDRDYYLEQDGKMAAIRTAYVVHLEKMLTLAGEANAKARAEALMAFETEIARIHWSQIDSRDADKTYNKMTLAELQKAAPGFDFAAFLAANRLKPETLIVSQPSALTGEAALIAKAPIGVLRDALLLRSLHAYADYLPDSVANEDFAFYGTTLSGTPQREDRWKRGIDFLKESLGEEVGKVYVAQYFPPETKAAMDQLVKNVIAAMGRRIDGLAWMSGEAKARAHKKLAAFTPKIGYPEKWRDYAGLTIERGDLFGNAERSNEFAFDYEMNKLGKPVDRQEWFMTPMEINAYANFGMVEIVFPAAILQPPFFDPHADPAVNYGGIGAVIGHELSHHFDDQGAKYDETGKLNQWWTDADVAAFKGLTDRLVAQYDAYEPFPGAHVKGAFTLGENIGDLAGLAVALDAYHASLGGKPAPVIDGTTGDQRFFLGWAQVWRRNYREANLRQRLVTDPHAPSQYRADIVRNFDGWYDAFKPAAGGKIYLGPKDRVKIW comes from the coding sequence ATGAAAAATCTTCTTTTCGGTGCGGCGATGTCGGCGCTGGCGCTGGCTTCTTCGGGTGCGATGGCTGATCCGGCCCCGCAGACGGCGGGCGGTGCCGCAACCGCTGCCGAGACTGGCAAGGCGACCTATGGCAGCTATGGTTTCGACACAGCGGGCATGGACCAGTCGGTAAAGCCCGGCGACGACTTCTACGACCACGCCAACGGCACATGGGCGAAGAACACGCCGATCCCGGCGGACAAGTCCAACTACGGCGCGTTCAACACGCTGGACGACCTGTCGCGCGAACGCACGCGCGGCCTATTGGAAGCGGCGCAGGGCGACCCAGCAAGCAAGATCGGCGCGGCCTATGCCAGCTATATGGACGCCGCCGCCGTGGAGGCGAAAGGCCTTGCTCCGATCAAGCCGTGGCTGGCTGAAATCGGCAAGGTGAAGAACAAGGCCGATTATGTCGCGTTGGCCGCCAAGGCAGCGCGCGCGGGGGTTTCCGGCCCCTTCGGCATCTATGTCGGACAGGACGACAAGGACCCGGAAAGCTATATCCTGACCCTGCGCCAGGATGGCCTCGGCCTACCCGACCGCGACTATTATCTGGAGCAGGACGGCAAAATGGCGGCGATCCGCACCGCCTATGTCGTCCATCTGGAAAAGATGCTGACGCTGGCCGGCGAAGCCAATGCCAAGGCGCGGGCAGAGGCGTTGATGGCGTTCGAAACGGAAATCGCCAGGATCCACTGGAGCCAGATCGACAGCCGCGACGCGGACAAGACCTATAACAAGATGACGCTGGCCGAACTTCAGAAGGCCGCGCCCGGTTTCGACTTCGCGGCCTTTCTGGCGGCCAATAGGCTGAAACCCGAAACGCTGATCGTGTCGCAGCCTAGCGCCTTGACCGGCGAAGCAGCGCTGATCGCCAAGGCACCTATCGGCGTGCTCAGGGATGCGCTGTTGCTGCGGAGCCTCCATGCCTATGCGGATTATCTGCCCGACAGCGTGGCGAATGAGGATTTTGCGTTCTATGGCACCACCCTGTCCGGCACGCCGCAACGGGAGGACCGATGGAAGCGCGGCATCGACTTCCTTAAGGAATCGCTCGGCGAGGAAGTGGGCAAGGTCTATGTCGCGCAATATTTCCCGCCGGAAACCAAGGCGGCAATGGATCAACTCGTCAAGAATGTGATCGCCGCTATGGGCCGCCGGATCGACGGCCTTGCATGGATGAGCGGGGAAGCCAAGGCCCGGGCCCACAAGAAGCTGGCCGCCTTCACGCCCAAAATCGGCTATCCCGAAAAATGGCGCGATTATGCGGGTCTGACGATCGAGCGCGGCGACCTGTTCGGCAATGCAGAGCGGTCGAACGAGTTCGCCTTCGACTATGAAATGAACAAGCTGGGTAAACCGGTCGACCGGCAGGAATGGTTCATGACGCCGATGGAGATCAACGCCTATGCCAATTTTGGCATGGTGGAGATCGTCTTTCCGGCCGCCATCCTGCAACCGCCCTTCTTCGATCCCCATGCCGACCCGGCCGTGAACTATGGCGGCATCGGCGCGGTGATCGGCCATGAACTCAGCCATCATTTCGATGATCAGGGCGCGAAATATGATGAGACGGGCAAGCTCAATCAGTGGTGGACCGACGCCGATGTCGCTGCCTTCAAGGGGCTGACGGACAGGCTGGTCGCACAATATGACGCCTATGAGCCTTTTCCCGGCGCGCATGTGAAGGGAGCCTTCACGCTGGGCGAGAATATCGGCGATCTGGCGGGGTTGGCCGTGGCGCTCGACGCCTATCACGCCTCGCTGGGCGGAAAGCCTGCTCCGGTGATCGACGGGACGACCGGCGACCAGCGTTTCTTCCTGGGCTGGGCGCAGGTGTGGCGGCGTAATTATCGCGAGGCGAACCTGCGCCAGCGACTTGTCACCGATCCGCATGCGCCGTCGCAATATCGCGCCGATATCGTGCGGAACTTCGACGGCTGGTATGATGCGTTCAAGCCCGCGGCGGGCGGCAAGATCTATCTTGGACCCAAGGATCGGGTCAAAATCTGGTAA
- the bioD gene encoding dethiobiotin synthase: MSVFVVTGTDTGIGKTVFSAALAGALGGYYWKPIQAGIDPEGDSETVVRLSALPADRVLPEAYRLSTPASPHLAARTDGIEIGLDRLALPRVDGPLVVEGAGGVLVPISETLLMADLFAHWGKPVILCARTGLGTINHSLLSIEALRGRGVPIAGIAFVGDPHAENERIIPALGKVMNLGRLPHIPQLDPADLAAAFASGIKLPGV, from the coding sequence ATGAGCGTGTTCGTCGTGACCGGCACCGATACGGGCATCGGCAAGACGGTCTTTTCCGCCGCGCTCGCGGGCGCGCTGGGCGGCTATTACTGGAAGCCGATCCAGGCGGGTATCGATCCGGAAGGCGACAGCGAAACGGTGGTGCGGCTCTCTGCCCTGCCTGCCGATCGCGTCTTGCCCGAAGCCTACCGGTTGAGCACGCCTGCGTCGCCGCATCTGGCGGCGCGGACCGATGGGATAGAGATCGGCCTCGATAGGCTCGCGCTGCCCCGCGTCGATGGCCCGCTAGTGGTGGAAGGTGCGGGCGGCGTGCTTGTGCCGATCAGCGAGACGCTGCTGATGGCCGACCTGTTCGCGCATTGGGGCAAACCCGTAATCCTCTGCGCCCGCACTGGCCTCGGCACGATCAACCACAGCCTGCTCAGTATAGAGGCGCTACGGGGAAGGGGTGTCCCGATTGCGGGAATTGCCTTCGTCGGTGATCCCCATGCGGAAAATGAGCGGATCATCCCTGCGCTGGGAAAGGTGATGAACCTTGGCCGTCTGCCGCACATTCCACAGCTCGACCCGGCCGACCTGGCGGCCGCCTTTGCAAGCGGGATAAAATTGCCCGGCGTCTGA